AGGGCGGCCACTTCTACCTCAACTCCCATGCGACGGCGGTGATGGAGGCGATCTCGGCCGGCATCACGGAGCTGTCGCTGACCGGCCCGCCCGCGTCGGACCGGTGACGGATGGCCCCGGCGAACCTGCTCGGCATCAGCGATCTGCACGTCAGCCATCCGGAGAACCGGAAGATCGTGGAGAACCTGCGGCCGACGGCGGACGACGACTGGCTGCTGGTCGCCGGTGATGTCGGGGAGCTGACCGAGGACATCGAGTGGGCTCTGAGCACGCTGCGCGACCACTTCGCGAAGGTCGGCGGGGCGCCGGGCAACCATGAGCTGTGGACGCCCCGCGAGGACCCGGTGCAGCTCCGGGGCGAGGAGAGATACCGCTACCTGGTGGACCTGTGCAGGGGGATGGACATCCTCACCCCGGAGGACCCCTACGCAGTGTGGGACGGGGCGGGCGGCCCGGTGACGGTGGCGCCGCTGTTCGTGCTCTACGACTACAGCTTCCGTACGCCGACCGCCGTGACCAAGGAAGCAGCGCTGGAGAAGGCGTACGAGAAGGGAGTGGTGTGCACGGACGAGTTCCTTCTCCACCCGGACCCCTATCCCAGCCGCGAGGCCTGGTGCGACGCCCGGGTGCGGGAGAGCGAACAGCGCCTCGCCGCGTGCGACCCCGACCTGCCCACGGTGCTGGTCAACCACTATCCGCTGGTGCGCCATCCGACCCGGATCCTGTATCACCCTGAGTTCGCGCAGTGGTGCGGCACCGTGCGGACGGCCGACTGGCACCGCCGGTTCCGCGCCCGGTCGGTGGTGTACGGCTATCTGCACATCCCCCGGACGACCTGGCACGACGGCGTGTGCTTCGAGGAGGTGTTCGTCGGCTATCCGCGCGAGTGGCGCCGCCCCGGCCACCTGCGCGACGCCCCCCGTCGTGTGCTGCCCGAGAC
The Streptomyces lunaelactis genome window above contains:
- a CDS encoding metallophosphoesterase family protein, producing MAPANLLGISDLHVSHPENRKIVENLRPTADDDWLLVAGDVGELTEDIEWALSTLRDHFAKVGGAPGNHELWTPREDPVQLRGEERYRYLVDLCRGMDILTPEDPYAVWDGAGGPVTVAPLFVLYDYSFRTPTAVTKEAALEKAYEKGVVCTDEFLLHPDPYPSREAWCDARVRESEQRLAACDPDLPTVLVNHYPLVRHPTRILYHPEFAQWCGTVRTADWHRRFRARSVVYGYLHIPRTTWHDGVCFEEVFVGYPREWRRPGHLRDAPRRVLPETRTP